One segment of Setaria viridis chromosome 4, Setaria_viridis_v4.0, whole genome shotgun sequence DNA contains the following:
- the LOC117853374 gene encoding uncharacterized protein, with amino-acid sequence MKTEIRAHTPPTLIRRHVKARWQPSPTQSVYVFAARGRACYPRHVGRTFSAVAPRRRPPPAAAADASPSSSPRKPGEDAPPPAGATPAAAAVAGVAPFEQARKALCVRSPFDGEEAAARDPWLPSRVARWAAVGDVQKKHKKGQSQQPQQQQQQQPEPAPAVELHPRVPAGRKGFWEQLEPYFREFTAEDFEELVTKHQFCSSKIDPCFLIPLVGGGEELVENSDPSHASVADESSDLHSNLGKSNEELGSNKVQDMHECSDYVGASVELITTDESNKENCDQDMQEVIVQQEEQPVEIVLDQGRTDSIALPRCRENSEPSLSWLLGARARFVLTSERPNKKRKLLGADAGLEQLVLVPSSEGETDSICDVCCLGESDLVSNRMLHCKSCEISVHQKCYGVHVVPDRFWFCLWCSRNMEMPRRLTRSDTCRTVLTPCVLCPKEKGALKPVKRDPGPSADGGNQEFVHLFCSLWRPEFHVEDMESMEPVVNIVDTQENQSKLVCSLCKVMHGACVRCSHGACRTSFHPICARESKLQIEIWGKFGHDNVEMRAFCAKHSAIRGISSISELDSTQVELHDGKLVSRREQQGRFTRGNKDKFVNDTITSSTCSLNKTQKAEMATSPSMVGSAENQEARSADMVVDQPTADGNLMSNSGDISRGLTKLVDQGKDSVGDLESEPGLHSESLEAALKPETTAFSPGLNLKMIKWLPNSVHAPSVQVKSTKEGSLAPQGTLLGSESKNSTVSELQSRQEDGTLSIDPCPEKDNANKGDLVQNGFCSCPDPHVNKVSGRHLRNMDGYRCYIHPFIEKRVQDLWGNNLEQTIQENDYHEELCCTPIDEDLAKLGQLDDMAAVDQVCKAKLSYILEHSPDDEIEGEIVYLQSRLLNGVVPLKQRYEDLILKVVQNISYELDSVSKRKWDHIIVNQFLRDLREAKKRGNSERRHKEALAILAATAPSVPPTSRNATVRKDAGSKVMSARQENMPRASAGSSRISQSSSSPQAKDLSFSTNSKVSEDTNFGIFDLAKFSKKSALPCDICMRCDTVLNRIFVCSSCKAAVHLDCYQTMKYPTGPWKCELCQEMPSDSVISGNQSDCNGVKACLVQCGLCHGTSGAFRRTLKGQWVHAFCAEWLLETTFRRGQHNAVDGMERLHKDKDTCSICHRYVGACLKCSTADCQITFHPSCARDAGLYMNTKRIGNTLQHKAYCGRHSIEQRKAYRQQYGPEEVKSMKQMRVELELLRFLCERIVKREKVKKDLVVCAHDILAARRITSVSSMWTPYYASGPGASSESATTSVNNKSYRSDDVTVRSDDVTVDSTVTKKHTVRFSLHNRDTDRNTADSSTSTISYKRKLDDGESLAFKSLPETPVTALESEDVEKKPTDKKRRETYQKELVLSSGQALLKNKSPPERYVYTRRSSLSKRKQCGQHVEGPGG; translated from the exons ATGAAGACGGAGATCCGGGCCCACACGCCACCCACCCTCATCAGACGTCACGTGAAAGCGCGGTGGCAACCGTCTCCCACCCAGTCGGTGTACGTGttcgccgcgcgcggccgcgcctgCTACCCCCGCCATGTGGGCCGCAC GTTTTCCGCCGTGGCGCCTCGCCGGAGacctccgcccgccgcggccgccgacgcgTCGCCCTCGTCGTCCCCACGGAAGCCCGGCGAAGatgcgccaccgcccgccggggccacgccggcggcggcggcggtggccggcgtcgCCCCGTTCGAGCAGGCCAGGAAGGCGCTGTGCGTGCGGTCGCCGTTcgacggggaggaggccgcggcccgGGACCCCTGGCTGCCTTCCCGGGTCGCCAGAtgggcggcggtgggcgacgTGCAGAAGAAGCATAAGAAGGGCCAGtcccagcagccgcagcagcagcagcagcagcagccagagcCAGCACCTGCCGTCGAGCTGCACCCGAGAGTGCCTGCTGGGCGCAAGggcttttgggagcagttggAGCCGTATTTCCGCGAGTTCACAGCGGAGGATTTCGAGGAATTGGTGACGAAGCATCAATTCTGTTCGAGCAAGATTGATCCATGTTTCCTCATACCTCTTgtgggcggtggcgaggagTTGGTGGAGAATTCGGATCCATCGCATGCTTCTGTGGCAGATGAGAGCTCGGATTTGCACTCGAATTTGGGCAAGAGTAACGAGGAGTTGGGGAGTAACAAAGTGCAGGATATGCACGAGTGCTCGGATTATGTAGGAGCCAGCGTAGAGCTCATTACTACAGATGAGAGCAACAAAGAGAATTGTGATCAGGACATGCAGGAAGTGATTGTGCAGCAAGAGGAGCAGCCGGTTGAGATTGTGCTAGATCAAGGCAGAACTGATAGCATTGCTTTACCAAGATGCAGAGAGAATTCGGAACCTTCTTTGAGTTGGCTCCTAGGAGCAAGGGCACGGTTTGTGCTCACATCAGAGCGCCCAAACAAGAAGAGGAAGCTCTTGGGTGCAGATGCTGGGCTAGAGCAGCTTGTGCTCGTTCCATCCTCAGAAGGCGAGACTGATTCAATCTGTGATGTTTGTTGTTTGGGAGAAAGCGATCTGGTGTCTAACAGGATGCTTCATTGCAAGAGCTGTGAGATATCTGTGCACCAGAAGTGTTATGGTGTGCATGTTGTGCCAGATCGCTTCTGGTTTTGTCTTTGGTGTAGCCGGAATATGGAGATGCCACGGAGGTTGACACGGAGTGATACATGCAGGACTGTGTTAACGCCCTGTGTGCTCTGTCCAAAGGAGAAAGGTGCTTTGAAACCTGTAAAAAGGGACCCTGGTCCATCCGCAGATGGAGGAAACCAAGAATTTGTACATTTATTTTGTAGTCTTTGGAGACCAGAGTTTCATGTAGAGGACATGGAATCAATGGAGCCTGTCGTCAATATAGTAGATACCCAAGAGAACCAGTCAAAATTGGTGTGCAGCCTTTGCAAGGTCATGCATGGCGCATGTGTCCGCTGTAGCCATG GAGCATGCAGGACTTCTTTTCATCCCATATGTGCAAGAGAATCCAAGCTTCAGATTGAGATCTGGGGAAAGTTTGGCCATGACAAC GTTGAGATGCGAGCATTTTGTGCAAAGCATTCTGCCATCAGAGGTATCAGCTCCATCTCTGAACTGGACTCCACACAAGTTGAACTGCATGATGGAAAACTTGTCAGTAGGAGGGAGCAGCAAGGGAGATTTACACGTGGTAACAAGGACAAATTTGTGAACGACACAATAACTAGCAGTACTTGTAGCCTAAACAAAACACAGAAAGCAGAAATGGCTACATCCCCATCCATGGTTGGAAGCGCAGAAAATCAAGAAGCTCGAAGCGCAGATATGGTTGTTGATCAACCCACTGCAGATGGGAATCTTATGAGCAATTCTGGAGATATTTCCAGAGGTCTTACAAAG CTAGTTGACCAAGGAAAGGATAGTGTTGGTGACTTAGAATCAGAACCAGGTCTTCATTCAGAATCCCTGGAAGCTGCTCTTAAG CCTGAAACAACCGCCTTCTCCCCTGGTCTGAACCTGAAAATGATCAAGTGGTTGCCAAACTCTGTGCATGCGCCTTCTGTTCAAGTGAAATCTACGAAAGAGGGTTCTTTGGCACCGCAAG GAACATTGCTTGGGAGTGAAAGTAAGAACTCAACCGTTTCTGAACTTCAATCAAGACAGGAGGATGGGACCTTGTCGATTGATCCTTGCCCCGAAAAGGACAATGCTAATAAGGGTGATTTAGTTCAAAATGGCTTTTGCAGCTGTCCTGATCCTCATGTAAATAAGGTTTCTGGCCGGCATTTGCGGAA CATGGATGGTTACCGCTGCTATATTCATCCATTCATAGAGAAAAGGGTGCAAGATTTGTGGGGTAATAATTTGGAGCAAACTATACAAGAAAATGATTATCATG AAGAGTTATGTTGCACTCCTATTGATGAGGACCTCGCGAAACTTGGGCAATTAGATGACATGGCTGCTGTGGATCAAGTCTGTAAAGCAAAATTATCATATATTCTGGAGCATTCACCTGATGACGAAATAGAAGGGGAAATAGTTTATTTACAATCCAGGCTACTCAATGGTGTTGTTCCCCTGAAACAGAGATATG AAGATTTGATACTCAAGGTTGTCCAGAATATTTCGTACGAGTTAGATTCTGTCAGTAAAAGAAAATGGGATCATATCATTGTGAACCAGTTTCTTCGTGATCTGAGGGAAGCTAAGAAACGCGGGAACTCAGAAAGGAGacacaaggaagctctagcaatCCTAGCTGCAACTGCACCTTCTGTTCCACCAACCTCAAGAAATGCAACAGTGAGGAAAGATGCAGGAAGCAAGGTTATGTCTGCTAGACAAGAG AACATGCCAAGAGCCAGTGCTGGATCCTCAAGAATTAGCCAATCGTCTTCATCGCCGCAAGCAAAGGATTTATCATTTTCTACTAATAGCAAAGTCTCAGAAGATACCAACTTTGGCATTTTTGATCTTGCAAAATTCTCCAAGAAAAGTGCTCTTCCCTGTGATATATGCATGCGCTGTGATACTGTATTGAATCGTATTTTTGTCTGCTCCAGCTGCAAG GCTGCTGTCCACTTAGATTGCTACCAGACTATGAAGTATCCTACAGGCCCATGGAAGTGTGAACTTTGCCAGGAAATGCCCTCGGATTCTGTGATCTCTGGTAATCAATCAGATTGCAATGGTGTAAAAGCATGCTTGGTGCAGTGTGGTTTGTGCCATGGAACATCTGGTGCTTTTAGAAGGACTCTGAAGGGGCAATGGGTTCATGCTTTCTGCGCTGAG TGGCTATTGGAGACCACATTCAGAAGAGGCCAACATAATGCAGTCGATGGAATG GAGAGGCTTCACAAGGATAAAGATACATGCTCTATATGCCACCGCTATGTTGGTGCATGCTTGAAG TGCAGTACAGCAGACTGTCAAATTACTTTCCATCCTTCATGTGCGAGAGATGCTGGGCTTTACATGAATACAAAGAGAATTGGTAATACATTGCAACATAAAGCATACTGTGGCAGACACAGTATCGAGCAGAGAAAG GCTTATCGTCAACAATATGGACCTGAGGAGGTCAAGAGCATGAAACAAATGAGG GTTGAATTGGAACTATTACGCTTCCTTTGTGAGAGGATTGTGAAGAGAGAAAAAGTGAAG AAAGATTTGGTTGTATGTGCACATGACATACTTGCTGCAAGAAGGATTACTTCTGTATCTTCTATGTGGACTCCTTATTATGCATCTGGACCTGGAGCAAGTTCAGAATCTGCCACTACTTCTgttaataacaaatcatataGATCGGATGATGTCACAGTGAGATCAGATGATGTCACAGTGGACAGTACTGTTACCAAGAAACATACTGTCAGGTTTTCTCTGCACAACAGGGACACTGATAGGAACACAGCTGACAGTTCGACATCAACAATATCATATAAGCGGAAGTTGGATGATGGGGAATCACTTGCATTCAAGAGTCTTCCCGAAACGCCAGTTACTGCATTGGAGTCAGAGGATGTAGAAAAAAAACCGACAGACAAAAAG CGCAGAGAAACGTATCAAAAGGAGCTTGTTTTGAGTTCTGGCCAAGCTTTGTTGAAGAACAAGAGCCCTCCGGAGAGATATGTTTATACTCGCCGGAGCTCCCTGTCCAAAAGGAAGCAATGCGGTCAGCATGTAGAAGGGCCTGGTGGATAG
- the LOC117851679 gene encoding aspartic proteinase nepenthesin-1 — translation MKILGPQSSLCSILAHAHPLLTQGSRGEVKQKRLCRPWATPNPSYFVAQYKIFKKKAYMPKRRTQCSRVLLKTLSPHHRLLPTSRHQWHITQPPVLTLLPIIHCPIPLSNHQEPRALFRMRKIRSGIPVRALVIPSQASMKKLAALLVLLALPCPTHAAPAVPGAGAGIVALLTHADAGRGLARPELVRRMVHRARARRRLLSERPVRARVRAGLGGGIVTNEYLLRLSVGTPPRPVALTLDTGSDLVWTQCAPCRDCFDQGLPLLDPAASSTYAALPCGAPRCRALPFTSCGGRNRSCAYVYHYGDKSVTAGHLATDLFTFGNDGGGGNAGSSLSARRLTFGCGHFNKGVFQSNETGIAGFGRGRWSLPCQLNVTSFSYCFTSMFESTSSLVTLGGAPAALHGHAHSGEVRSTPLLRDPSQPSLYFLSLKAISVGSTRIPLPASRRRSAIIDSGASITTLPEDLYEAVRAEFAAQVGLPLSGAAEGSALDLCFALPVTAFWRRHAVPALTLHLEGADWELPRGNYVFEDLGARVMCVVLDAAPGEQTVIGNFQQQNTHVVYDLENDRLSFAPARCDRLAASS, via the coding sequence ATGAAAATTCTTGGTCCTCAGTCCTCACTGTGTTCGATTCTCGCACATGCTCATCCTCTGCTGACACAGGGCAGCCGAGGAGAGGTCAAACAAAAACGCCTTTGCCGTCCTTGGGCGACTCCCAACCCATCTTACTTTGTCGCCCAGTACAAAATATTCAAGAAAAAAGCATACATGCCAAAACGGCGTACACAATGCAGTCGTGTTCTTTTGAAAACATTGTCACCGCACCACCGGCTTCTGCCAACAAGTAGGCATCAGTGGCACATCACCCAACCGCCTGTCCTCACTCTCCTCCCGATTATCCACTGCCCAATCCCGCTCTCGAATCACCAAGAACCGCGTGCTTTATTCAGGATGCGTAAAATAAGAAGTGGAATCCCAGTGCGAGCTCTTGTGATCCCGTCCCAAGCTAGCATGAAGAAGCTCGCGGCGCTGCTGGTCCTGCTCGCGCTGCCGTGTCCCACGCACGCCGCGCCCgccgtccccggcgccggcgccggcatcgTGGCGCTGCTCACGCACGccgacgccggccgcggcctCGCGCGGCCGGAGCTCGTGCGGCGCATGGTGCACCGCGCCAGGGCGCGACGGCGGCTGCTGTCGGAGCGCCCGGTGCGCGCGCGGGTGCGCgccgggctcggcggcggcatcgtGACGAACGAGTACCTGTTGCGGCTGTCCGTGggcacgccgccgcggcccgtgGCGCTGACGCTCGACACCGGGAGCGACCTGGTGTGGACGCAGTGCGCGCCCTGCCGCGACTGCTTCGACCAGGGCCTCCCGCTCCTGGACCCCGCGGCGTCCTCCACCTACGCCGCGCTCCCCTGCGGCGCGCCCCGGTGCCGCGCGCTCCCCTTCACGTCCTGCGGCGGGCGCAACCGGAGCTGCGCCTACGTCTACCACTACGGCGACAAGTCGGTaaccgccggccacctcgccaCCGACCTCTTCACCTTCGgaaacgacggcggcggcggcaatgccGGCAGCAGCCTTTCCGCCCGGCGCCTGACCTTCGGGTGCGGCCACTTCAACAAGGGCGTGTTCCAGTCGAACGAGACCGGCATTGCTGGCTTCGGCCGGGGGCGGTGGTCGCTGCCGTGCCAGCTCAACGTCACGAGCTTCTCCTACTGCTTCACCTCCATGTTCGAGTCCACGAGCAGCCTCGTCACGCTCGGCGGCGCGCCAGCCGCGCTCCACGGCCACGCGcacagcggcgaggtccggagCACCCCGCTTCTCAGGGACCCCTCGCAGCCGTCGCTCTACTTCCTCTCGCTCAAGGCCATCTCGGTGGGCTCGACGCGCATCCCGTTGCCGGCGTCGCGGCGCCGGTCCGCGATCATCGACTCGGGCGCGTCGATCACGACGCTCCCCGAGGACCTGTACGAGGCCGTGAGGGCCGAGTTCGCTGCGCAGGTCGGGCTGCCGCtcagcggcgcggcggagggctCCGCGTTGGACCTCTGCTTCGCGCTCCCCGTCACGGCGTTCTggcgccgccacgccgtgccGGCGCTGACGCTGCACCTGGAGGGCGCCGACTGGGAGCTACCGCGCGGGAACTACGTGTTCGAGGACCTCGGCGCGCGGGTGATGTGCGTCGTGCTGGACGCGGCGCCCGGGGAGCAGACCGTCATCGGCAACTTCCAGCAGCAGAACACGCACGTCGTGTATGATCTCGAGAACGACCGGCTGTCTTTCGCGCCGGCACGGTGCGACAGGCTTGCAGCGTCGTCGTAG
- the LOC140222453 gene encoding uncharacterized protein, with amino-acid sequence MDALFEQLSVLADMALDDGGFDPARLDGVLALFESEARASWGEAEAEHEAVARATEAAAEDAGGHLDAVMGAAVGTYRGSSGEADALAAAAAAMEMAFSATSRSP; translated from the coding sequence ATGGACGCGCTCTTCGAGCAGCTCTCCGTTCTCGCCGACATGGCCCTGGACGACGGGGGCTTCGACCCGGCGCGGCTCGACGGCGTCCTGGCGCTCTTCGAGAGCGAGGCGCGCGCGTCgtggggcgaggcggaggcggagcacgAGGCCGTGGCGCGCGCCACcgaggcggccgcggaggaCGCCGGGGGACACCTCGACGCCGTGATGGGCGCGGCCGTGGGCacgtaccgcggctcgtcgggcGAGGCCGacgcgctcgccgcggccgccgccgctatgGAGATGGCCTTCAGTGCGACGTCGAGATCGCCGTAG
- the LOC117852867 gene encoding transcription initiation factor IIE subunit beta: MDLKDSLSKFKQQQERCQSSLASIAASASKPKHRAQPVNAPSAPARPSQPIKFSNDTERLQHINSIRKSPVGAQMKLVIELLYKTRQAFTAEQINEATYVDIHGNKAVFDSLRNNPKVSYDGRRFSYKSKHDLKGKDQLLVLTRRFPEGLAVVEVKDAYPNVLEDLQALKASGEVWLLSNMDSQEDIVYPNDPKAKIKVDDDLKQLFRGIELPRDMVDIEKELQKNGIKPMTNTAKRRAAAQINGVKPKAKPKKKQREITKRTKLTNAHLPELFQNLNT; encoded by the exons ATGGACCTCAAGGATAGCCTCTCCAAATTTAAGCAACAGCAGGAGAGATGCCAGTCATCATTGGCGAGCATAGCCGCTTCGGCTTCAAAACCAAAGCACAGGGCCCAACCTGTAAATGCTCCATCCGCTCCAGCAAGACCATCACAGCCTATCAAGTTTTCAAATGATACAGAAAGGCTGCAGCACATTAATTCGATTAGGAAATCTCCTGTTGGAGCACAAATGAAACTTGTCATCGAACTGCTTTACAAG ACAAGACAAGCGTTTACTGCAGAGCAGATAAATGAAGCAACTTATGTTGATATCCATGGTAATAAAGCTGTCTTTGACAGCTTGAGGAACAACCCCAAAGTAAGCTATGATGGGAGGCGTTTCTCTTACAAG TCCAAGCATGATCTGAAGGGAAAAGATCAACTGCTTGTTTTGACAAGAAGGTTCCCAGAAGGTCTTGCTGTAGTGGAAGTCAAGGATGCATACCCCAATGTACTGGAAGATCTGCAG GCTCTGAAAGCTTCAGGTGAAGTTTGGCTTTTGTCAAACATGGACTCCCAGGAGGACATTGTGTACCCTAATGATCCAAAAGCAAAGATCAAGGTTGATGATGATCTGAAGCAGCTCTTCCGGGGAATTGAGTTACCACGTGATATGGTCGACATTGAAAAGGAGCTCCAAAAGAACGGCATCAAGCCCATGACCAACACTGCGAAACGACGAGCAGCCGCCCAGATCAATGGGGTGAAACCGAAGGCTAAACCCAAGAAGAAGCAGCGTGAGATCACGAAACGGACCAAGCTCACAAATGCCCATCTGCCTGAGCTGTTCCAGAATCTCAACACTTAA
- the LOC117851563 gene encoding DIBOA-glucoside dioxygenase BX6 → MSTEPAAAGAATPGGYDRRRELQAFDDTKAGVKGLVDAGVTAVPTIFRHHPDSLDLEATSSSTDDVAAIPVVDLSGAPREEVVARVRHAAETVGFFQVVNHGVPGELMAAMLDGVRRFNEGPAEAKRRAYTRDTARKVRFSSNFDLFQSAAANWRDTLFCELAPVPPSPEELPEAVRDVMLEYGGAATELALRVLELLSESLGLPGDRLREMGCAQGLNVVSHYYPPCPEPHLTLGTTRHTDANFITVLLQDGMGGLQVLLDRAGAGGGRRWVDVPPLPGALIINIGDLLQLVSNDRLRSVEHRVLANGSSDTARVSVACFFNTDIKGSTRLCGPITEGGNDDPPLYRSVTVREFMARVYSEGLGGRPLDYFRLEH, encoded by the exons ATGTCCACCGaacccgccgctgccggcgctgcCACGCCGGGCGGTTACGACCGCCGGCGCGAGCTGCAGGCGTTCGACGACACCAAGGCGGGCGTCAAGGGCCTCGTCGACGCCGGCGTCACGGCCGTCCCAACCATCTTCCGCCACCATCCGGACTCCCTCGACCTCgaggccacctcctcctccactgaCGACGTGGCCGCCATCCCGGTCGTCGACCTGTCCGGCGCGCCGCGGGAGGAGGTGGTCGCCCGGGTGAGGCACGCCGCGGAGACCGTGGGGTTCTTCCAGGTGGTCAACCACGGCGTGCCGGGGGAGCTCATGGCCGCCATGCTCGACGGGGTGAGGCGGTTCAACGAGGGCCCCGCcgaggcgaagcggcgggcgtacACCAGGGACACCGCCCGCAAGGTGAGGTTCAGCTCCAACTTCGACCTCTTCCAGTCCGCGGCGGCCAACTGGCGCGACACCCTCTTCTGCGAACTCGCGCCCgtcccgccgtcgccggaggagcTGCCCGAAGCTGTCAG GGACGTGATGCTGGAgtacggcggcgcggcgacggagCTGGCGCTGCGGGTGCTGGAGCTGCTGTCGGAGTCGCTCGGGCTGCCCGGCGACCGCCTGCGCGAGATGGGGTGCGCGCAGGGCCTCAACGTGGTGAGCCACTACTACCCGCCGTGCCCGGAGCCGCACCTGACCCTCGGCACCACCAGGCACACCGACGCGAACTTCATCACCGTCCTCCTGCAGGACGGCATGGGCGGCCTGCAGGTGCTCCTcgaccgcgccggcgccggcggcggccggcgctgggTGGACGTCCCTCCCCTGCCCGGAGCCCTCATCATCAACATCGGCGATCTTCTTCAG CTCGTCAGCAACGACCGGCTCAGGAGCGTGGAGCACCGGGTCCTGGCGAACGGGAGCAGCGACACGGCGAGGGTCTCGGTGGCGTGCTTCTTCAACACGGACATCAAAGGGTCGACGCGGTTGTGCGGCCCCATCACGGAGGGCGGTAACGACGACCCGCCGCTCTACAGGAGCGTCACGGTCCGAGAGTTCATGGCGCGCGTTTACAGCGAAGGACTCGGAGGCCGCCCGCTCGACTACTTCAGGTTGGAGCACTAG
- the LOC117852953 gene encoding uncharacterized protein produces the protein MPSKRPSPHAMDEAGAAASASAARLRPSTPRSKKRSSRSKPRARSRDRRRSPNPNPSSRRERGSEPGSAAPAPAPSRKSDRRPRPRYIPDSATLATAIASSAAPSSGGGGRGSAGAISKLWTEADEVALLTGAAAFKDRTGVAPRLPDMADLFESIRDSLSPHLDQAKMYYKLKRLKSKFQHSVPGDSSTAHEHRVRDLCAALWDAEPARPVENDVVEAGEAEEDDADGGFTGADREGSARLPMVKEVLGEYWKVNGQGLSGVSLEKGLALLGSQEASAAEVKWRRQLEADMRIQMRRHELGKEVYGLLIDAIKGLGP, from the coding sequence ATGCCCTCCAAGCGCCCGTCCCCGCACGCCATGGacgaggccggcgccgccgcgtccgcctccgccgcgcgcctccgcccCTCCACCCCGCGCTCCAAGAAGCGCTCCTCCCGCTCCAAGCCCCGCGCGCGctcccgcgaccgccgccgctccccgaaccctaaccctagctcCCGCCGCGAGCGCGGCTCGGAGCCCGGCtccgcggcgcccgcgcccgcgccctcccGCAAGAGCGACCGCAGGCCCAGGCCGCGCTACATCCCGGACTCCGCCACGCTCGCGACGGCCATCGCCTCGTCCGCCGCCCCctcgtccggcggcggcggccgcggcagcgcgGGCGCCATCTCCAAGCTCTGGACCGAGGCCGACGAGGTCGCGCTGCTCACGGGCGCGGCCGCCTTCAAGGACCGCACCGGCGTCGCGCCGCGGCTCCCGGACATGGCCGACCTGTTCGAGTCCATCAGGGACTCCCTCTCCCCGCACCTGGACCAGGCCAAGATGTACTACAAGCTCAAGCGCCTCAAGAGCAAGTTCCAGCACTCCGTGCCGGGGGACTCCAGCACCGCGCATGAGCACAGGGTGCGCGACCTGTGCGCGGCCCTCTGGGATGCCGAGCCCGCGCGCCCTGTAGAGAACGACGTCGTGGAGGCTGGGGAggccgaggaggacgacgccgacgGGGGATTCACTGGCGCCGATAGGGAGGGGTCTGCGAGGCTGCCTATGGTCAAGGAGGTGCTGGGAGAGTACTGGAAGGTGAACGGGCAGGGCCTGTCAGGGGTGTCGCTGGAGAAGGGTTTAGCGCTGCTTGGGTCACAGGAGGCTAGTGCGGCTGAGGTCAAGTGGAGGCGACAGCTCGAGGCGGATATGCGCATACAGATGCGTCGGCATGAACTGGGAAAAGAGGTCTATGGCCTGCTCATCGATGCCATCAAAGGCCTAGGGCCTTAG